A DNA window from Sulfitobacter noctilucicola contains the following coding sequences:
- a CDS encoding GFA family protein: MSEPISGQCLCGAVQVTASVDAPKLRACHCDMCRKHTSGAFFSIETLADSITVTGPAKAYKSSEWAGRGFCEICGSTLWYETNHDGVRNLAAGLFANAGGGTMTAEFFADQCPTGYSFAGTHKKLTTQETIALFAPDEE; this comes from the coding sequence ATGTCTGAACCAATCAGCGGCCAGTGTTTGTGCGGCGCGGTTCAGGTGACTGCGTCAGTGGATGCCCCCAAACTGCGGGCCTGCCATTGCGACATGTGCCGTAAGCACACGTCAGGTGCCTTCTTCTCGATCGAGACTCTGGCGGACAGCATCACAGTTACCGGACCGGCCAAGGCCTACAAGTCGTCAGAGTGGGCCGGACGCGGGTTCTGCGAAATCTGCGGATCAACGCTGTGGTACGAGACAAACCATGATGGCGTGCGCAACCTGGCGGCAGGTTTGTTCGCAAATGCAGGCGGCGGTACGATGACGGCAGAGTTTTTCGCGGATCAATGCCCGACAGGATATTCCTTTGCCGGGACGCACAAGAAATTGACGACACAAGAGACAATCGCGCTGTTTGCGCCGGATGAGGAGTAA
- the msrA gene encoding peptide-methionine (S)-S-oxide reductase MsrA: protein MTTERAVLAGGCFWGMQDLIRRRPGVISTRVGYSGGDVPNATYRNHGTHAEAIEVIFDPSKTSYREQLEFFFQIHDPTTLNRQGNDRGMSYRSAIYYENEDQKAVALDTIADVEASGIWPGKVVTEVEPVSDFWEAEPEHQDYLERIPNGYTCHFPRADWVLPKRAAAE from the coding sequence ATGACGACGGAACGCGCAGTACTGGCAGGGGGATGTTTCTGGGGTATGCAGGATTTGATCCGCCGTCGACCCGGCGTCATTTCCACACGCGTAGGCTACAGCGGTGGGGATGTCCCCAATGCGACCTACCGCAACCATGGCACCCACGCCGAAGCGATCGAGGTGATCTTTGATCCGTCCAAGACATCTTATCGTGAACAGCTTGAGTTCTTCTTTCAGATACATGACCCGACAACGCTGAACCGTCAGGGTAATGATCGCGGGATGAGCTACCGCTCGGCGATCTATTACGAGAACGAAGATCAAAAAGCTGTGGCGCTTGATACGATTGCAGATGTCGAAGCCTCCGGCATCTGGCCCGGCAAGGTTGTCACAGAAGTCGAACCCGTAAGCGATTTCTGGGAGGCGGAGCCGGAGCATCAGGACTACCTAGAGCGTATTCCGAACGGGTATACCTGCCACTTCCCGCGCGCGGACTGGGTTCTGCCCAAACGCGCAGCGGCAGAATAA
- the mtgA gene encoding monofunctional biosynthetic peptidoglycan transglycosylase: MARAAKKTKTKGKTPQRRRLPGVSLLLKLRWWIWRSVAVVFLLAVALVVLGAVMNPPTNVYMFSEGRRLGGVEQTWVPLEQVAPAMARSAVAAEDANFCDHWGFDLPAIKLAIAEGSSRGASTISQQTVKNVYLWQGRAWVRKAAEAMLTPLVEAVWSKRRIIEVYLNIAEFDEGVFGVEAAAVHYFGVNARDLTDTQAARLAAVLPSPKKRSARNPSNFVRKRARQIRDGAATIRADGRAACFES; this comes from the coding sequence ATGGCTCGGGCAGCGAAAAAGACAAAAACCAAAGGCAAGACACCACAGCGGCGGCGCTTGCCCGGTGTGAGTCTGTTGCTCAAACTGCGGTGGTGGATCTGGCGATCTGTTGCCGTTGTTTTTCTTCTTGCGGTGGCGCTGGTGGTGCTGGGTGCAGTCATGAATCCACCGACCAACGTCTATATGTTCTCGGAAGGGCGCAGGCTTGGAGGGGTTGAGCAAACCTGGGTCCCTCTGGAACAGGTTGCCCCAGCAATGGCGCGATCTGCTGTGGCGGCCGAAGATGCAAATTTTTGCGATCATTGGGGGTTCGACCTGCCTGCCATCAAATTGGCAATCGCCGAAGGGTCCTCCCGCGGGGCATCGACGATCAGCCAGCAGACGGTCAAGAACGTTTATCTCTGGCAGGGGCGCGCTTGGGTACGCAAGGCGGCCGAGGCAATGCTGACACCTCTGGTCGAAGCGGTTTGGTCAAAGCGGCGGATCATCGAGGTCTACCTGAACATCGCCGAATTCGATGAAGGTGTGTTTGGCGTCGAAGCGGCCGCTGTCCATTATTTCGGGGTCAATGCGCGTGACTTGACGGATACGCAAGCGGCCCGCCTTGCGGCTGTCCTGCCATCGCCCAAGAAACGGTCCGCCCGCAATCCAAGCAATTTTGTCCGCAAGCGGGCGCGACAAATCCGCGATGGAGCGGCAACCATTCGCGCGGATGGCCGCGCCGCTTGTTTCGAGAGTTGA
- the gltB gene encoding glutamate synthase large subunit has product MTKYDDAWVAREEAKRAMMAEKGLYSEEEEHSSCGVGLVVNIDGSRTRSVVENGIKALKAIWHRGAVDADGMTGDGAGIHVQIPVPFFYDQVRRTGHKPHEDELIAVGQVFLPRTNFGAQETCRTIVETEVLRMGYYIYGWRHVPVNIDCLGEKANATRPEIEQILISNSKGVDEDVFERELYVIRRRIEKAAIAAQVPQMYIASMSCRSIIYKGMMLAEQVAEFYPDLMDERFESAFAIYHQRYSTNTFPQWWLAQPFRMLAHNGEINTLKGNLNWMKSHEIRMASSAFEEMAEDIKPIVPAGSSDSAALDSVFEVLVRAGRSAPMAKTMLVPESWSKQAVELPQAWRDMYSYSNSVMEPWDGPAALAMTDGRWVCAGLDRNGLRPMRYVVTGDGMLIAGSEAGMVPLDEANVVSKGALGPGQMIAVDMKKGKLFNDTKIKNKLSEALPFGEWVSKIVELDEPLSKVSEKPLFTGAELRRRQVAAGYSIEELEQILVPMAEDAKETLASMGDDTPSAVLSKQYRPLSHFFRQNFSQVTNPPIDSLREFRVMSLKTRFGNLKNVLDEDSSQTEILVLDTPFVGNAQFEELFKHFNADMVTIDCTFAPGASLDAALKRIRAEAEDAVRSGSGHIVLTDQMSGEGKVAMPMILATSAVHSHLIRKGLRTFTSLNVRSAECVDPHYFAVLIGCGATVVNAYLAEDSLNDRIERGLLDQTLTGAMHRYREAIDQGLLKIMAKMGISVVSSYRGGLNFEAVGLSRAMCAEYFPGMTSRISGIGVTGIQRKAEEIHNRGWQGDGTVLPIGGFYKARTSGETHAWEASSMHLLQMACNRASYQMWQQYSKKMQSNPPIHLRDLLDIKPLGEAIGLEEVESITSIRKRFVTPGMSLGALSPEAHKTLNVAMNRIGAKSDSGEGGEDPAHFVPEPNGDNPSAKIKQVASGRFGVTAEYLNQCEELEIKVAQGAKPGEGGQLPGMKVTDLIARLRHSTKGVTLISPPPHHDIYSIEDLAQLIYDLKQINPRCKVTVKLVASSGVGTIAAGVAKAKADVILISGHNGGTGASPATSIKYAGLPWEMGLTEAHQVLSMNNLRDRVTLRTDGGLRTGRDIVMAAMLGAEEYGIGTAALIAMGCIMVRQCQSNTCPVGVCTQDEALRDKFTGNADKVVNLITFYATEVREILASIGAKSLDDVIGRADLLTQVSRGSAHLDDLDLNPLLIAVDGAHENVYDRDKPRNAVPDTLDAQIVRDAVRFLEDGEKMQLSYAVQNTHRTVGTRVSSHIVKKFGMRNNLQPDHLTVKLTGSAGQSLGAFAAPGLKLEVAGDANDYVGKGLSGGTIVVRPTMSSRIVASENTIIGNTVLYGATDGYLFAAGRAGERFAVRNSGAKVVIEGCGSNGCEYMTGGVAVILGQIGANFGAGMTGGMAYLYDPDGSAPSLMNHETLVHCPVTVDHWMGQLEELMERHLAETGSRKAAEILQHWDSEKHNFLQICPKEMLVHLPAPLSMDEKAVPAE; this is encoded by the coding sequence ATGACTAAGTATGATGACGCATGGGTCGCACGCGAAGAAGCCAAGCGGGCGATGATGGCCGAAAAGGGTCTCTATTCCGAAGAAGAAGAGCATTCTTCCTGCGGTGTCGGTTTGGTTGTGAACATCGACGGGTCGCGCACCCGATCAGTGGTCGAGAACGGGATCAAGGCGCTGAAAGCCATTTGGCACCGTGGGGCGGTGGATGCCGACGGCATGACCGGCGATGGCGCGGGCATTCACGTGCAAATCCCTGTGCCGTTCTTTTACGATCAGGTGCGCCGCACCGGTCACAAGCCCCACGAAGACGAGTTGATTGCGGTTGGTCAGGTCTTCCTGCCGCGGACCAACTTTGGCGCACAAGAGACATGCCGGACCATCGTCGAAACCGAAGTCCTGCGCATGGGCTATTACATCTACGGCTGGCGCCATGTGCCCGTGAACATCGACTGCCTGGGCGAAAAGGCGAACGCGACCCGTCCTGAGATCGAGCAAATTCTGATCTCGAACTCAAAAGGTGTGGATGAGGACGTCTTTGAGCGCGAGCTTTACGTGATCCGTCGCCGGATTGAGAAGGCAGCCATCGCAGCTCAGGTGCCGCAGATGTACATCGCGTCGATGTCCTGCCGGTCGATCATCTACAAGGGCATGATGCTGGCCGAACAGGTGGCCGAATTCTATCCCGATCTGATGGACGAGCGTTTCGAGAGCGCCTTTGCGATTTATCACCAGCGCTATTCGACAAACACCTTCCCGCAGTGGTGGCTTGCACAGCCGTTCCGCATGTTGGCGCACAACGGCGAGATTAACACGCTCAAGGGCAACCTGAACTGGATGAAAAGCCATGAGATCCGCATGGCATCCTCCGCGTTCGAGGAAATGGCCGAAGACATCAAACCGATTGTGCCTGCGGGGTCTTCTGATTCTGCTGCATTAGACTCTGTTTTTGAGGTTCTCGTGCGCGCCGGACGTTCCGCGCCGATGGCAAAAACCATGCTTGTGCCGGAATCTTGGTCCAAGCAGGCGGTTGAGCTGCCACAAGCGTGGCGCGACATGTATTCCTATTCCAACTCCGTGATGGAGCCTTGGGACGGACCTGCTGCGTTGGCGATGACAGATGGCCGCTGGGTTTGTGCCGGCCTTGATCGCAACGGCCTGCGCCCGATGCGCTACGTTGTAACAGGCGACGGTATGCTGATCGCCGGTTCCGAGGCGGGCATGGTGCCCCTGGACGAGGCGAATGTCGTCTCCAAAGGCGCGCTTGGCCCCGGTCAGATGATTGCGGTGGACATGAAGAAGGGTAAGCTCTTCAACGACACCAAGATCAAGAACAAGCTAAGCGAAGCACTGCCTTTCGGTGAATGGGTCAGCAAGATTGTCGAGCTGGACGAGCCACTGAGCAAGGTGAGCGAAAAGCCGCTGTTTACCGGTGCGGAACTGCGCCGCAGGCAGGTTGCAGCAGGGTATTCCATCGAAGAGCTGGAACAGATTCTGGTGCCGATGGCCGAGGATGCCAAAGAAACGTTGGCCTCCATGGGTGACGATACGCCGTCTGCCGTGCTGTCCAAGCAGTACCGGCCTCTCAGCCACTTCTTCCGCCAGAATTTCTCGCAGGTAACCAACCCACCGATTGATTCATTGCGCGAATTCCGCGTGATGAGCCTTAAGACACGGTTCGGCAACCTCAAGAACGTGCTGGACGAGGATAGCAGCCAGACAGAAATTCTGGTGCTGGATACGCCGTTTGTCGGCAATGCCCAGTTTGAAGAGTTGTTCAAGCACTTCAACGCCGACATGGTGACGATTGACTGTACATTTGCACCGGGTGCGAGCCTTGATGCGGCGCTGAAAAGAATTCGTGCAGAGGCCGAGGATGCGGTGCGCTCCGGCTCAGGTCACATCGTACTAACCGACCAGATGAGCGGTGAGGGCAAAGTCGCGATGCCGATGATCCTCGCGACATCTGCGGTCCACAGCCATCTGATCCGCAAGGGCCTGCGCACTTTCACATCCTTGAACGTCCGCTCCGCTGAATGTGTCGATCCGCATTATTTCGCAGTGCTAATCGGCTGTGGCGCGACCGTGGTGAACGCCTATCTGGCCGAAGATTCATTGAACGACCGGATCGAGCGTGGATTGCTGGATCAGACCCTAACAGGGGCAATGCACCGCTACCGCGAGGCAATTGATCAGGGTCTTTTGAAGATCATGGCGAAGATGGGGATCAGCGTTGTGTCCTCCTATCGCGGTGGTCTGAATTTCGAAGCTGTGGGTCTGAGCCGTGCGATGTGCGCCGAGTACTTCCCCGGTATGACCAGCCGGATTTCAGGTATCGGTGTGACTGGTATCCAGCGCAAGGCCGAGGAAATTCACAACAGAGGTTGGCAGGGTGACGGCACTGTGTTGCCCATCGGCGGTTTCTACAAAGCGCGGACGTCCGGTGAGACACATGCTTGGGAGGCGTCCTCCATGCATTTGCTGCAAATGGCCTGTAACAGAGCCTCATATCAGATGTGGCAGCAGTATTCGAAGAAGATGCAAAGCAATCCGCCGATCCATCTGCGTGACTTGCTGGACATCAAGCCGTTGGGCGAAGCGATCGGACTGGAAGAGGTGGAAAGTATCACCTCAATCCGTAAGCGTTTCGTGACACCGGGCATGTCGTTGGGCGCATTGAGCCCTGAGGCGCATAAGACTTTGAATGTGGCGATGAACCGGATTGGCGCGAAATCGGATTCCGGCGAGGGTGGCGAAGATCCAGCACATTTTGTGCCGGAGCCGAATGGCGATAACCCGTCGGCGAAAATCAAGCAGGTTGCGTCGGGCCGTTTCGGTGTGACAGCGGAATACCTGAACCAGTGTGAAGAGTTGGAGATCAAGGTCGCGCAGGGTGCCAAGCCCGGCGAGGGTGGTCAGTTGCCGGGGATGAAGGTCACCGACCTGATCGCGCGGCTGCGGCATTCGACCAAAGGTGTGACGTTGATTTCACCACCGCCGCACCACGATATCTATTCCATCGAAGACCTTGCGCAGCTGATCTATGATCTCAAGCAGATCAATCCGCGCTGTAAAGTGACAGTGAAATTGGTGGCGTCCAGCGGTGTAGGTACAATTGCCGCCGGTGTGGCCAAGGCCAAGGCGGATGTGATCCTGATCTCGGGGCACAACGGCGGTACAGGTGCCAGCCCTGCAACCTCGATCAAGTACGCCGGTCTGCCGTGGGAAATGGGCCTGACCGAAGCGCATCAGGTGCTGAGCATGAACAACCTGCGGGATCGCGTGACCTTGCGCACCGACGGTGGTTTGCGCACGGGTCGTGATATTGTCATGGCAGCGATGCTGGGTGCCGAGGAATACGGCATCGGCACCGCGGCGCTGATCGCGATGGGTTGTATCATGGTGCGCCAGTGCCAGAGCAACACCTGCCCTGTCGGTGTCTGTACGCAGGACGAAGCCCTGCGCGACAAGTTCACTGGGAATGCAGATAAGGTTGTGAACCTGATTACCTTCTATGCCACGGAAGTGCGTGAAATTCTGGCAAGCATCGGTGCCAAATCACTGGACGATGTGATTGGGCGCGCCGATTTGCTGACGCAGGTTTCACGTGGTTCGGCGCACTTGGATGATCTTGACCTGAACCCGCTGTTGATCGCGGTCGATGGTGCGCACGAGAATGTCTATGATCGCGACAAGCCACGCAATGCGGTGCCTGATACACTGGATGCGCAGATCGTGCGCGATGCGGTGCGGTTCCTTGAGGATGGCGAGAAGATGCAACTGTCATACGCTGTGCAAAACACGCACCGGACCGTCGGCACCCGTGTCAGCAGCCATATCGTTAAGAAGTTCGGCATGCGGAACAACCTGCAACCTGATCATCTCACGGTAAAATTGACCGGTTCTGCGGGTCAGTCGTTGGGTGCCTTTGCGGCACCGGGCCTAAAGCTCGAAGTGGCCGGCGATGCGAATGACTATGTGGGCAAGGGCCTGTCGGGTGGCACGATCGTCGTGCGTCCAACCATGTCGAGCCGCATCGTTGCCTCCGAGAATACCATCATCGGGAACACGGTCCTCTACGGTGCGACCGACGGCTACCTCTTTGCAGCGGGGCGTGCAGGCGAACGGTTTGCCGTGCGCAACTCTGGCGCAAAGGTTGTGATTGAGGGCTGCGGATCGAACGGTTGTGAATATATGACAGGTGGTGTTGCAGTGATCCTCGGGCAAATCGGTGCGAACTTTGGTGCCGGTATGACGGGTGGTATGGCCTATCTTTATGACCCTGATGGGTCCGCTCCTAGCCTGATGAACCATGAGACTTTGGTGCATTGTCCGGTCACTGTGGACCACTGGATGGGACAACTCGAAGAGTTGATGGAGCGGCATCTCGCAGAGACTGGTAGCCGCAAAGCGGCGGAAATCTTGCAGCATTGGGACAGCGAAAAGCACAACTTCCTGCAAATTTGTCCGAAAGAGATGTTGGTGCACCTGCCCGCACCTTTGAGCATGGACGAAAAGGCAGTTCCAGCTGAATGA
- a CDS encoding hydantoinase/oxoprolinase N-terminal domain-containing protein: MALLLGVDTGGTYTDAVIIRDEEMVVASAKSLTTRQDLAIGIGAAVSAVLTEAGVDAADISLASLSTTLATNALVEGQGGRVALIYIGFQEKDLQTQGLADALKGDPFIVLEGGHNHAGGEAKPLDESALIAFLETHRNDVSGFAVASQFATRNPAHELRAASLVGEITGRPVSASHQLSAKLNGPKRAMTAVLNARLIGMIDRLIGRAEDTLIDLGISAPLMVVRGDGALISSAQARERPIETILSGPAASIVGARWMTGADLALVSDIGGTTTDVALLKDGKPMIDPAGARVGLYRTMVEAVAMRTTGLGGDSEVHFISEGLQGGVTLGPKRVLPVSLVAVEAPEIVHDALDAQLRAVTPGEHDGRFVRAVMGVSHEGIGPREADLLGRIGDAVHPLGDILKARIEQGSMKRLVERGLVQIAAVTPSDASHVLGNVMEWDSGAARKALQLFGRRRTGSGTVLSNTEEDVAEMIVDRLTHQTVLALLETAFAEEEVPLDAEPETLARHVLMQRGMSGRQGLVKLETGLNVPVVGLGASAPCYYPAVGERLGCEMILPEHAGVANAIGAVVGRVTMRHSGTVTSPSEGKFRVHLVEGPQDFGDRESALRLLESVLREQATSQAVAAGAEDVHVTVQRDIRTAGVEAREVFIEAEITVEASGRPRVAV; encoded by the coding sequence ATGGCTTTGCTTTTGGGCGTAGATACCGGCGGCACCTATACCGACGCGGTGATTATCCGTGACGAAGAGATGGTTGTCGCTTCTGCCAAGTCTCTGACGACACGCCAAGACCTTGCTATCGGTATTGGCGCTGCGGTGTCTGCTGTTCTAACAGAAGCGGGCGTTGATGCGGCTGACATCTCACTTGCGTCGCTGTCGACCACGCTTGCCACCAATGCCTTGGTTGAGGGGCAAGGAGGGCGCGTCGCTCTGATCTATATCGGATTTCAAGAAAAGGATTTGCAGACCCAAGGACTGGCGGACGCACTGAAGGGTGACCCTTTCATCGTATTGGAAGGCGGGCATAATCATGCAGGCGGTGAAGCAAAGCCACTCGACGAAAGCGCTCTTATTGCTTTTTTAGAGACACATCGGAATGATGTGAGCGGCTTTGCTGTTGCGAGCCAGTTCGCGACGCGCAATCCGGCGCACGAATTGCGGGCGGCGTCTTTGGTCGGAGAGATTACTGGCCGGCCGGTTTCCGCATCTCATCAATTGTCGGCCAAATTGAACGGTCCCAAGCGTGCAATGACAGCGGTGCTGAACGCGCGTTTGATTGGTATGATCGACAGGTTGATCGGTCGGGCCGAAGATACGTTGATAGATCTAGGCATCAGCGCCCCGTTGATGGTGGTGCGCGGCGACGGTGCGCTTATCTCTTCCGCTCAGGCGCGGGAGCGACCGATCGAGACAATCCTGAGCGGTCCTGCCGCGTCGATTGTAGGCGCACGTTGGATGACCGGCGCTGATCTTGCGTTGGTTAGTGACATCGGTGGCACAACGACCGATGTGGCGCTGCTTAAGGATGGCAAGCCAATGATTGATCCGGCAGGGGCGCGGGTCGGGCTGTATCGCACGATGGTTGAGGCCGTCGCGATGCGCACCACGGGGCTGGGCGGAGATAGCGAGGTACACTTCATTTCTGAAGGTTTGCAGGGCGGGGTCACACTGGGGCCAAAGCGAGTGCTGCCGGTGTCGCTGGTTGCGGTTGAAGCGCCTGAAATCGTGCATGACGCATTAGATGCTCAATTGCGTGCGGTGACACCTGGTGAGCATGACGGCCGGTTTGTGCGCGCTGTAATGGGGGTAAGCCATGAAGGCATCGGGCCGCGCGAAGCTGATCTGCTTGGGAGGATCGGCGATGCCGTTCATCCGTTAGGAGACATCCTGAAAGCACGGATCGAGCAAGGGTCGATGAAGCGGCTGGTGGAGCGCGGATTGGTGCAGATCGCAGCGGTGACGCCATCGGATGCAAGTCACGTGTTGGGTAACGTCATGGAGTGGGACAGCGGTGCTGCCCGCAAGGCATTGCAGCTTTTCGGCCGACGGCGGACAGGATCCGGTACGGTGCTTTCAAACACGGAAGAAGATGTGGCGGAGATGATCGTTGACCGATTGACCCATCAGACCGTTTTAGCCTTGTTAGAGACTGCTTTCGCAGAAGAGGAGGTACCGCTCGATGCCGAGCCAGAGACTTTGGCGCGGCATGTACTGATGCAGCGCGGCATGTCGGGACGGCAAGGATTGGTCAAATTAGAGACTGGTTTGAACGTCCCTGTGGTGGGCCTCGGTGCGTCTGCGCCTTGCTACTATCCGGCTGTCGGAGAGCGTTTGGGATGCGAGATGATCCTTCCCGAACATGCGGGTGTCGCAAATGCCATCGGAGCGGTGGTCGGACGTGTTACAATGCGGCACAGTGGGACAGTCACCTCACCAAGCGAGGGCAAATTTCGGGTGCATCTGGTCGAAGGGCCGCAAGATTTCGGGGACAGGGAGAGCGCCCTTCGTTTGCTAGAATCTGTCTTGAGGGAGCAGGCGACATCACAAGCTGTCGCTGCGGGGGCGGAAGACGTCCATGTCACAGTTCAACGCGACATTCGGACTGCGGGCGTCGAAGCACGCGAGGTCTTCATCGAGGCAGAGATTACCGTTGAGGCATCAGGCCGCCCAAGGGTGGCGGTGTAA
- the queG gene encoding tRNA epoxyqueuosine(34) reductase QueG, with protein sequence MDLKSRLVAQALKEGFVACRICRPSDVPEVPERLSAFVEAGYHGQMSWMADRMEWRGNPAALWPEARSVIMLAESYAPDHDPLDVLHQRENAAVSVYAQGRDYHDIVKKRLKRLARWLIEQEPCEVKVFVDTAPVPEKALAQAAGLGWQGKHTNVLSRDWGNWAFLGSVFTTLALEHDAPERDHCGSCTACQDICPTDAFPAPYQLDARRCISYLTIEHKGPVDLELRAKLGNRIYGCDDCLATCPWNKFAVEASDMRYHGTAGAPAPLKELVGLDDANFRTRFSGSPIKRIGRDRFVRNVLYAIGNSGLSDLIPHAQALTDDPDVAVADAARWAVAQLDQG encoded by the coding sequence ATGGACCTGAAATCACGTCTTGTCGCCCAAGCCCTGAAAGAAGGGTTTGTGGCCTGCCGTATCTGCCGCCCGTCGGACGTGCCCGAAGTGCCCGAGCGACTGTCGGCTTTTGTGGAGGCTGGATATCATGGTCAGATGTCCTGGATGGCCGACCGCATGGAGTGGCGCGGCAACCCTGCAGCGCTGTGGCCTGAAGCACGCTCTGTTATTATGCTGGCGGAGTCATATGCGCCGGATCATGACCCTTTGGATGTTCTGCACCAGCGCGAGAATGCGGCGGTGTCCGTTTATGCGCAGGGTCGGGATTATCATGACATCGTCAAGAAGCGGCTCAAACGACTGGCGCGTTGGTTGATTGAACAGGAACCATGTGAGGTGAAGGTTTTCGTCGACACTGCCCCCGTGCCAGAGAAAGCTTTGGCGCAAGCAGCGGGCTTGGGCTGGCAAGGCAAGCATACCAATGTTTTGAGCCGCGATTGGGGCAATTGGGCCTTTTTAGGCTCTGTTTTCACAACGCTCGCGTTGGAGCATGATGCGCCAGAGAGAGATCATTGCGGGTCTTGCACTGCTTGTCAGGATATATGTCCAACCGATGCGTTTCCTGCACCCTACCAATTGGATGCGAGGCGCTGCATTTCCTATCTGACGATCGAGCATAAAGGCCCTGTTGATCTGGAGCTGCGCGCAAAGCTAGGCAACCGGATCTACGGATGTGACGACTGTCTGGCGACCTGCCCGTGGAACAAGTTCGCGGTTGAGGCGAGCGACATGAGGTATCATGGCACCGCCGGGGCTCCAGCGCCGCTCAAAGAATTGGTGGGGTTGGATGACGCCAACTTTCGCACACGGTTTTCCGGCTCGCCCATCAAAAGGATCGGGCGCGACAGATTTGTGAGAAACGTACTTTACGCAATCGGCAATTCCGGCCTGTCTGATTTGATACCCCACGCCCAAGCACTGACTGATGACCCTGATGTGGCGGTGGCCGATGCTGCGCGCTGGGCCGTGGCGCAACTTGATCAAGGTTGA
- a CDS encoding glutathione S-transferase family protein — MARLFHVPLSPFCRKVRLSLAEKKIEVELVEERYWEQDPDFMRRNPAGKVPVLRLDGIMMTESAAICEYIEETRPEPSLLPSDPVERLEVRRLVSWFDDKFHAEVTSKLLYERVNKKVMKQGYPDSKNVKAGAKAIKYHLDYLTWLLDHRRWLAGDKMTLADFAAAAHLSSLDYISDVDWNRSEVVKDWYAKIKSRPAFRALLADQVPGFPPPKHYNDLDF; from the coding sequence ATGGCGCGTTTGTTTCATGTTCCCCTGTCCCCGTTTTGCCGAAAGGTGCGGCTGAGTCTTGCCGAGAAAAAGATCGAGGTGGAGCTGGTAGAGGAGCGATATTGGGAGCAAGACCCCGATTTCATGCGTCGCAATCCAGCGGGTAAGGTGCCGGTTCTGCGCTTGGACGGCATCATGATGACCGAAAGCGCGGCGATCTGCGAATATATCGAAGAGACGCGTCCCGAACCATCGCTGCTACCCTCCGATCCTGTGGAACGGCTAGAAGTGCGCCGGTTGGTAAGTTGGTTCGATGACAAATTCCACGCCGAGGTGACCTCCAAACTGCTGTATGAGCGGGTGAATAAAAAGGTCATGAAACAAGGCTATCCTGACAGCAAGAATGTCAAAGCGGGTGCCAAGGCAATCAAGTACCATCTGGATTACCTGACATGGCTTTTGGATCACCGCCGTTGGCTTGCAGGGGACAAAATGACCTTGGCTGATTTCGCAGCAGCGGCGCATTTGTCGTCGCTTGATTATATCTCTGACGTGGATTGGAACCGGTCCGAAGTGGTGAAGGATTGGTATGCCAAGATCAAGTCGCGGCCAGCTTTCCGTGCCTTGTTGGCCGATCAGGTGCCGGGCTTCCCGCCTCCCAAGCATTACAACGATCTGGATTTCTGA